The Rhizobium etli 8C-3 genome has a segment encoding these proteins:
- the ppk2 gene encoding polyphosphate kinase 2, with the protein MNMPKDDLDKPDWLEAELADTLDEDYELELSEPALSEEIRNRTSHPPPMPRVDYFRALLALQAELIKLQDWVSYHREKVVVIFEGRDSAGKGGVIKRITQRLNPRVVRVVALPAPSDREKTQWYFQRYVPHLPAGGEIVLFDRSWYNRSGVERVMGFASEDQVEQFFNDVPEFERMLVRSGIRLVKYWFSITDEEQQMRFLMRIHDPLKQWKLSPMDLQSRVRWEAYTKAKEETFARTNIPEAPWYIVEGNDKKRARLNCIDHLLTQIPYEDVAHEDITLPERVFNPDYERKVLPPELYVPPKY; encoded by the coding sequence ATGAATATGCCAAAGGATGATCTCGATAAACCAGATTGGCTGGAAGCCGAATTGGCCGATACGCTCGATGAGGACTACGAACTCGAGCTCTCCGAACCGGCGCTGTCGGAAGAAATCCGCAATCGCACGTCGCATCCGCCCCCAATGCCGCGCGTCGATTACTTCCGCGCGCTCCTGGCGCTGCAGGCCGAGCTGATCAAATTGCAGGACTGGGTATCTTATCACAGGGAGAAGGTCGTCGTGATCTTCGAGGGGCGCGATTCGGCCGGCAAGGGTGGCGTGATCAAGCGCATCACGCAGCGACTCAACCCCCGCGTAGTGAGAGTGGTCGCGCTGCCGGCGCCATCGGACCGGGAGAAAACGCAATGGTATTTCCAGCGTTACGTGCCACATCTGCCAGCCGGTGGCGAGATCGTGCTCTTCGATCGGTCCTGGTATAATCGGTCCGGTGTTGAGCGCGTCATGGGCTTTGCGAGCGAAGACCAGGTGGAACAGTTCTTCAACGATGTGCCCGAGTTCGAGCGCATGCTGGTGCGCTCCGGCATCCGACTGGTCAAATACTGGTTCTCGATCACCGACGAGGAACAGCAGATGCGTTTTTTGATGCGCATCCACGATCCCCTGAAACAGTGGAAGCTGTCGCCGATGGATTTGCAATCACGGGTCCGGTGGGAAGCTTATACCAAGGCAAAGGAAGAGACCTTCGCCCGCACGAATATCCCTGAGGCGCCCTGGTACATTGTCGAAGGCAACGACAAAAAGCGGGCCCGCCTCAACTGCATCGACCACCTGTTGACGCAGATTCCCTACGAAGACGTGGCGCATGAGGACATCACGCTCCCGGAGCGAGTATTTAACCCCGACTACGAACGCAAAGTCCTTCCGCCGGAGCTCTACGTGCCGCCGAAATACTGA